Below is a genomic region from Ancylomarina subtilis.
TTACTTAAAGGTCGGGTTTCCATGATTTTTACGGTATCACCTTCATTACAGGTGTTCTCTTCGTCGTGAGCAGTATACTTTTTAGTTTTGTTCACAAACTTACCGTAAATAGGGTGTTTTTCTTTAGTGTGAACAGCAACTGTGATGGTTTTATCCATTTTGTTGCTTACCACTACCCCGATACGTTCTTTTCTAAGGTTTCTTTCCATCACTTTTTTACTTTTCAGTTAATTGCCTCTGACGTAACTCCGTCATTAATTTTGCAATATTACGTCTGGTTTCCTTAATTTGTAAAGGATTTTCCAAAGGTGAAATAGCGTGATTTAGGTTGAATCGAGTTAATGCTGTTCTTTCAGCGTCCAACTTTTCTACTATTTCCTGTGTTGTTAACTCTTTAATTTCTGAATTCTTCATGATTAATCATTTGAATTTTCAACATAATCACGTCTTACGACAAACTTTGTAGTAACAGGTAATTTTTGAGCAGCAAGACGTAAAGCCTCTTTAGCTACTTCAAAAGGTACACCTTCACACTCAAATAACATTCTTCCTGGTGAAACAGGAGCAACGAATCCTTCTGGTGAACCCTTACCTTTACCCATACGTACCTCTGCAGGCTTCTTAGTGATAGGTTTATCTGGGAAAATTCTGATCCACAGTTGACCTTGTCTTTGCATATATCGGGTTACTGCAACACGAGCAGCTTCAATTTGGCGACCAGTAATCCACTTTGTCTCAAGTGATTTGATTCCAAAAGATCCAAATGCTAATTCAGTTCCGCGTTGAGCGTTACCTTTCATTCTTCCCTTTTGTTGTCTCCTAAATTTAGTCCTTTTTGGTTGTAACATCGTACTAATACATTAAAATTTAAAGACTACTTCTTTTTTCTTCTATTAAAACCTGATTTTCCACCTTTAGGAGCGCGAGCATCGCGTAATCCTGCGTTTGGAGTTAAATCTGGTTTTCCATAAATCTCACCTTTACAGATCCAAACTTTGATACCTAATAAACCGTAAGTTGTTAAAGCTTCAGCTAAATGGTAATCAATATTGGCTCTTAAAGTGTGAAGAGGAGTACGTCCTTCTTTATACATTTCAGAACGTGCCATCTCTGCTCCATTTAAACGGCCTGAGATTTGAATTTTAATTCCTTCAGCACCCATTCTCATTGTAGAAGCAATGGCCATCTTAGTTGCTCTTCTGTAGGCGATACGTCCTTCAATTTGACGAGCAATGTTATTAGCGACGATTACGGCATCCAACTCAGGACGCTTAATTTCAAAGATGTTAATTTGTACTTCTTTGTCAGTAATCTTCTTTAACTCCTCTTTTAGCTTATCTACTTCCTGTCCACCTTTACCGATAATAATACCCGGACGTGCAGTGTTGATAGTAATAGTGATAAGTTTTAGAGTTCTTTCAATTATGATTTTAGAAATACTTGCTTTTGCTAAACGAGCATTTAGATACTTACGAAGTTTTGTATCCTCAACAAGCTTCTCACCGTAGTTTTTTCCACCAAACCAGTTAGAATCCCATCCTCTGATGATTCCTAGTCGATTCCCTATTGGATTTACTTTTTGTCCCATTCTAACTATTCTTTTGTATCACTTTCGGCAGTTTTGCTACCAAGTAATATAGTTACATGATTTGATCTCTTTTTAATTCTATGTGCTCTCCCCTGAGGAGCAGGTCTTAAACGCTTAAGAATACGTGCTGAATCTACTGAAATTTCTTTCACGTAAAGTGCACTTTCCTCAAGTCTCTGCCCTTCATTTTTAGCTTGCCAGTTAGCAATAGCTGAAAGCAATAGTTTTTCTACGCGAGTTGATGCTTCTTTTGGACTGAAACGAAGTACATCTAAAGCTCGGTTCACCTCCATACCTCTTACCATATCGGCAACAAGGCGCATTTTGCGGGGCGAAGTAGGAACATTCCTTAAGCTCGCAAATGCTTTGCTTAAATTCTGCTCCTTTATTTGGTTTGCTTTTATTCTTTTTCTAGCTCCCATTTCTATGAATTCAAAATGTTAATTAAAACCAACGTCACGCTTAACGTTTTTTCTTATCAGCGTGACCTCTAAAGGTACGAGTTGGTGCAAATTCCCCTAATTTGTGTCCTACCATATTTTCGGTAACATACACTGGGATGAATTTATTTCCGTTGTGAACGGCAATCGTGTGGCCTACGAAATCTGGAGAGATCATAGAACGACGTGACCAGGTTTTAATCACAGATTTTTTACCTGACTCGTTTTGCTCTACTACTCTTTTATCCAATTTGAAATCGATAAAAGGGCCTTTTTTTAATGAACGACTCATAACAACTTAGTTAATCAAATTATTTTTTCCTTCTTTCAACGATATACTTATTAGAAGCATTCTTCTTAGCTCTGGTTTTGAAACCTTTTGCCAAGACACCTGTTCTAGAGCGTGGATGTCCACCTGAAGATTTACCTTCACCACCACCCATTGGGTGATCAACTGGATTCATCACTACACCACGAACACGAGGTCTTCTACCTAACCAGCGAGTACGACCAGCTTTACCACTTCTTTCTAGAGCGTGATCGCTATTAGAAACAGTACCGATTGTAGCTTTACAGGTAACAAGAATCATTCTAACTTCTCCCGAAGGCAATTTGATCATTGCATATTTGCCATCTCGTGAAACGAGTTGAGCATATGCACCAGCACTACGAGCCATCACAGCACCTTGAGAGGGTCTTAATTCAATATTATGAATTATTGTACCTAATGGGATATCTGATAATGGCATTGCATTTCCGATCTCTGGAGCAACGTTTCCACCAGAAACAAGAGTTTGTCCAACTTCCAATCCGTTAGGAGCAATAATGTAACGTTTCTCACCATCTGCATACACAAGCAAAGCAATGCGCGCAGTACGGTTTGGATCGTACTCTATTGAAACAACTTTGGCAGGGATAGTATCCTTGTCTCTTTTGAAATCGATTACTCGATATCTTCTTTTGTGACCACCACCTATATATCTCATTGTCATTTTACCGGTGTTATTTCTACCACCGGTTTTTTTCATTGGTCTTAACAATGATTTCTCAGGTTTGTCTGTAGTTACCTGTTCAAAGGTATTTAAGATCTTATTTCTTTGACCAGGAGTTACAGGTTTTAATTTACGTACAGCCATTTTCTAATTAAATATTGCTATAAAAATCTATGTTATCTCCTTCAACTAAAGTTATAATCGCTTTCTTAAAAGAAGCAGTTCTTCCTTCAATTGCACCAGCTTTAGTAAAACGGCTTTTTTTCTTACCCTGATAATTCATGGTATTCACTGCCGCAACTTTCACGTTGTACATTTTCTCAACTGCTTTTTTAATATCGATCTTTGTTGCTCTACGATCAACAACAAAACCTACGCGATTTAGCTTTTCGCTTAGGTCAGTCATTTTCTCAGTAACGAGGGGCTTTAATAAAATTTCCATTTTTTTAAACTTAGTTTAGTTTAAACATTTCATCGAGCCCTTTAATCGAACTCTCAACGAATAACAAAGTTGAAGCTTTCATAATGTCATAAGTTGCTAAGTCAGAAACACGCACAACTTCAACATTCTTCAAATTACGAGACGACAAATATATGTTTTTATTCTCTTCGTTTAAAACCAAAAGTACTTTTTTATCAGCCACTTTCAGATTATTTTGAAGATCAACAAACAATTTTGTCTTTACTGCTTCAAAATTGAAATCTTCTACAACCACTAAAGCATTGTTTTGCGCCTTAACTGCTAGTGCAGATTTACGTGCCAATTGCTTAAGTTTTTTGTTCAATTTAAAGCTGTAGTTTCTTGGACGTGGTCCGAAACAACGTCCTCCACCACGAAACAAAGGAGACTTAATACTACCCGCACGAGCTGTACCAGTACCTTTTTGCTTTTTAATTTTAGCTGTACTACCAGAAATCTCAGCTCTCTCTTTCGATTTGTGAGTTCCCTGACGTTGGTTAGCCAAAAATTGTTTTACATCTAAGTAAATAGCGTGCTCATTTGGTTCGATGCCGAAAACTGAATCTTGCAACTCAATTTTTCTTCCTGTATCTTCTCCAGCTGTGTTTAAAATAGTTAATTCCATTACTTTTCAATAATTACGTATGAACCTTTAGACCCTGGAAGAGATCCTTTAACTAATAATAAGTTGTTCTCAGGAATTACCTTAAGAACCTGAAGGTTTTGAACCTTCACAGTGTCCCCACCAGTACGTCCGGCCATTCTCATGCCCTTAAATACTCTTGCTGGGTAAGATGCAGCACCAATAGAACCTGGCGCACGTAAACGGTTATGTTGACCGTGTGTCGCGCCACCTACTCCGCCAAAACCATGACGTTTTACAACACCTTGGAAACCTTTACCCTTTGATACCCCTGCAACATCCACAAATGGAGTTTCTGCAAAAATATCAACAGTAATAGCATCACCTAACTTATATTCATTCTCAAAATCTGAAAATTCAACAAGTTTTTTCTTTGGTGTAGTGTTTGCCTTTTTAAAGTGCCCATCTAGCGCCTTAGTTGTTCGCTTTTCTTTCTTTTCATCAAAAGCCAACTGAAGTGCTTCGTAACCGTCAGACTCAATAGTCTTAACTTGTGTTACAACACATGGACCTGCCTCAATGACAGTGCATGGAATACATTTTCCCTCGGCACTGTAAACGGAAGTCATTCCGATTTTTTTTCCAATTAATCCTGGCATTTCTCTTTTTGTTTTAATATAAAACTAACAATTACTGTCTATCAAACTTTGATCTCAACTTCAACTCCACTAGGCAACTCAAGTTTCATCAAAGCATCAATTGTACTTGCAGAAGAACTGTAAATATCAATTAAACGCTTAAATGAAGAAAGCTGAAATTGTTCTCTTGATTTCTTGTTCACGAAAGTTGAACGAAGAACAGTAAATATTCTTTTGTGAGTAGGAAGTGGAACTGGTCCACTTACAACTGCACCTGTAGCCTTAACTGTTTTTACAATCTTATCAGCTGACTTGTCAACTAAATTGTGATCGTAAGATTTCAGTTTAATTCTAATTTTCTGGCTCATATTATTAAATCTATTACGATATTAATTACAATAATTCTACTTTACCCTTAGCGGCTTCTACAACCTCTTTAGCAATTCCTTTAGGCACATCTTCGAAATGTGAGAATTCCATAGAAGAGTTTGCACGACCAGAAGAAAGAGTTCTCAATACAGTTACATAACCGAATTGTTCTGCCAAAGGTACTTTAGCGTTCACAACTCGCGCACCATGTTTAGACTCCATACCTTCAATCTGACCACGACGCTTATTCAAGTCACCGATGATATCACCCATATATTCTTCTGGAGTAACAACTTCAACTTTCATAATAGGCTCAAGAAGGATTGGTCCTGCCTTAGCACATGCTTCTTTGAAACCTTGCTTAGCAGCCAATTCAAATGATAATTGATCCGAGTCAACTGGGTGGAAAGATCCATCAAACAATACAACTTTTAATGTATCAACAGTATAACCTGCTAACACACCATTAGCCATTGCATCCTGGAAACCTTTCTGTACAGATGGAACAAATTCCTTAGGAATGTTACCACCCTTGATTTGGTCAACAAACTGTAATCCTTCTCCTTCGAAATCTGCATCAACTGGAGATAAACGGAATTGGATATCAGCAAATTTACCACGTCCACCAGACTGCTTCTTGAATACCTGACGGTGCTCAACTTCGCGAGTAATAGCTTCCTTATATGCAACCTGAGGTGCACCTTGATTACACTCAACCTTGAATTCACGCTTCAAACGGTCGATAATAATATCAAGATGAAGTTCACCCATACCAGAGATTACTGTCTGTCCTGAATCATCATCTGTTTTAACCTGGAAGGTTGGATCCTCTTCAGCTAGTTTAGCTAAAGCCATACCCATTTTATCCACATCTTTCTGAGTCAAAGGCTCAACAGCAATACCAATTACTGGATCTGGGAAATCCATAGATTCTAATTCGATTGGTGTTTCTTTTTGACAAAGGGTATCACCAGTACGAATATCTTTAAAACCTACACAAGCACAAATATCACCAGCCTCAACACGGTCGATAGCATTTTGCTTGTTTGAATGCATTTGGTATAAACGAGAAATACGCTCTTTGTTACCTGTTCTTACGTTATAAACATATGAACCGGCATCAATAGAACCTGAATATACACGAGTAAATGCCAAACGACCTACGAATGGGTCAGTAGCAATTTTAAATGCAAGAGCTGCTAAAGGCTCATCAACAGATGGTTGTCTTGACTCAACCTCATCTGTTCCTGGTATAGTACCTTCAATAGCATCAATATCTAATGGATGTGGCAAGTAAGCAATCATAGCATCCAATAGTCTTTGAACACCTTTATTCTTAAATGCAGAACCACATAACATTGGAACAATCTCCATGCTAATAGTAGCCTTACGGATAACCGCATACATCTCATCTTCAGTAATAGAATCTGGATCTTCGAAGAAACGCTCCATCAACTCTTCATCCTGCTCAGCTACTGCCTCTACAAGATTAGCTCTCCACTCGTTAGCCTCTTCTACTAGATCAGCTGGAATTTCTTCCATTCTATAGTTTGTTCCATTCTCATCCTCGAACCAGATACAAGCTTGCATTGTAATCAAATCAACTACACCACAAAACTTTTCTTCTGTTCCGATTGGAATCTGAATAGGTACAGGATTAGCACCAAGCTTTTCCTTAACCTCACGTACAGCTTTGAAAAAGTCAGCACCAGAACGGTCCATCTTGTTCACAAAACCCATACGAGGAACTTTATATTTATTAGCTTGTCTCCAAACTGTCTCAGACTGAGCCTCAACACCACCTACAGCACAAAAACATGCTACAGCACCATCAAGAACACGTAATGAACGCTCTACCTCTACGGTAAAGTCAACGTGACCCGGGGTATCAATAATGTTGATCTGGAATTTCTCATTATTGTAGTTCCAATAACAAGTTGTAGCCGCAGAAGTAATGGTAATACCACGCTCTTGCTCTTGCTCCATCCAGTCCATGGTAGCAGCTCCATCATGCACCTCACCAATTTTGTGAGAAACACCAGTATAATACAAAATACGTTCTGTAGTTGTAGTTTTACCAGCATCGATGTGAGCCATGATACCAACATTTCTGGTATATTTTAAATCTCTTTTTGCCATGATCTTATAACTTGCGATGATTAAAATCTAAAATGCGCAAAAGCACGGTTAGCTTCAGCCATTCTATGCGTATCTTCCTTCTTCTTATAAGCTCCACCCTCTTCGTTGAATCCAGCAATAATTTCAGCTGCCAACTTATCGGCCATAGACTTACCTGATCTCTTACGAGCAAAAAGAATCATGTTCTTAATAGAGATAGCAACTTTTCTTTCTGGACGAATTTCCATAGGTACTTGGAAAGTAGCACCACCAACACGACGAGACTTAACCTCTACTGCAGGTGTAATATTCTCCAAAGATTTTTTCCAAACCTCAATTGGAGACTTTCCAGTTTTTTCAGTTTTTTCCTTAACGATTTCTAACGCCGCATAAAAAATCTTAAATGATAGATTTTTCTTCCCGTCAACCATTAAGTCATTTACAAATCGTGTTACCAACACATCATTAAATTTTGGATCTGGTAACAAGATTCTCTTTTTTGGTCTTGATTTTCTCATTCTTTTCTTAGTTTACGAGTTATCCGTTGTAGCTGCCTTTTTCAGTCTTCAAAAATCTCACGATCATTTACTCAACTTAATAGAGAACAACACATAAACATTAACCCACAGTTTTGAAAACTAGAATTAATTACTTTTTAGCTTTTGGTCTCTTAGTACCATACTTAGAACGACGCTGCATACGACCTTCTACTCCTGAAGCATCTAGTGCACCACGAACAAGGTGATATCTTACCCCTGGAAGGTCTTTTACACGACCACCACGAATCAATACGATCGAGTGCTCTTGCAAATTATGTCCTTCTCCTGGAATGTAAGCATTCACTTCTTTTCCGTTTGTCAATCTAACACGAGCTACCTTACGCATAGCTGAGTTAGGCTTCTTAGGTGTAGTAGTGTAAACACGAACACAAACTCCTCTTCTCTGAGGACAAGAATCCAAGGCTGGAGCCTTACTTTTCTCTACAAGTTTGGTGCGTCCTTTTCTAACTAACTGTTGAATTGTAGGCATATTAACAATT
It encodes:
- the rpsQ gene encoding 30S ribosomal protein S17, with product MMERNLRKERIGVVVSNKMDKTITVAVHTKEKHPIYGKFVNKTKKYTAHDEENTCNEGDTVKIMETRPLSKNKTWRLVELIERAK
- the rpmC gene encoding 50S ribosomal protein L29, translating into MKNSEIKELTTQEIVEKLDAERTALTRFNLNHAISPLENPLQIKETRRNIAKLMTELRQRQLTEK
- the rplP gene encoding 50S ribosomal protein L16; protein product: MLQPKRTKFRRQQKGRMKGNAQRGTELAFGSFGIKSLETKWITGRQIEAARVAVTRYMQRQGQLWIRIFPDKPITKKPAEVRMGKGKGSPEGFVAPVSPGRMLFECEGVPFEVAKEALRLAAQKLPVTTKFVVRRDYVENSND
- the rpsC gene encoding 30S ribosomal protein S3, with product MGQKVNPIGNRLGIIRGWDSNWFGGKNYGEKLVEDTKLRKYLNARLAKASISKIIIERTLKLITITINTARPGIIIGKGGQEVDKLKEELKKITDKEVQINIFEIKRPELDAVIVANNIARQIEGRIAYRRATKMAIASTMRMGAEGIKIQISGRLNGAEMARSEMYKEGRTPLHTLRANIDYHLAEALTTYGLLGIKVWICKGEIYGKPDLTPNAGLRDARAPKGGKSGFNRRKKK
- the rplV gene encoding 50S ribosomal protein L22; this translates as MGARKRIKANQIKEQNLSKAFASLRNVPTSPRKMRLVADMVRGMEVNRALDVLRFSPKEASTRVEKLLLSAIANWQAKNEGQRLEESALYVKEISVDSARILKRLRPAPQGRAHRIKKRSNHVTILLGSKTAESDTKE
- the rpsS gene encoding 30S ribosomal protein S19, whose translation is MSRSLKKGPFIDFKLDKRVVEQNESGKKSVIKTWSRRSMISPDFVGHTIAVHNGNKFIPVYVTENMVGHKLGEFAPTRTFRGHADKKKR
- the rplB gene encoding 50S ribosomal protein L2, whose protein sequence is MAVRKLKPVTPGQRNKILNTFEQVTTDKPEKSLLRPMKKTGGRNNTGKMTMRYIGGGHKRRYRVIDFKRDKDTIPAKVVSIEYDPNRTARIALLVYADGEKRYIIAPNGLEVGQTLVSGGNVAPEIGNAMPLSDIPLGTIIHNIELRPSQGAVMARSAGAYAQLVSRDGKYAMIKLPSGEVRMILVTCKATIGTVSNSDHALERSGKAGRTRWLGRRPRVRGVVMNPVDHPMGGGEGKSSGGHPRSRTGVLAKGFKTRAKKNASNKYIVERRKK
- the rplW gene encoding 50S ribosomal protein L23; this translates as MEILLKPLVTEKMTDLSEKLNRVGFVVDRRATKIDIKKAVEKMYNVKVAAVNTMNYQGKKKSRFTKAGAIEGRTASFKKAIITLVEGDNIDFYSNI
- the rplD gene encoding 50S ribosomal protein L4; the encoded protein is MELTILNTAGEDTGRKIELQDSVFGIEPNEHAIYLDVKQFLANQRQGTHKSKERAEISGSTAKIKKQKGTGTARAGSIKSPLFRGGGRCFGPRPRNYSFKLNKKLKQLARKSALAVKAQNNALVVVEDFNFEAVKTKLFVDLQNNLKVADKKVLLVLNEENKNIYLSSRNLKNVEVVRVSDLATYDIMKASTLLFVESSIKGLDEMFKLN
- the rplC gene encoding 50S ribosomal protein L3, giving the protein MPGLIGKKIGMTSVYSAEGKCIPCTVIEAGPCVVTQVKTIESDGYEALQLAFDEKKEKRTTKALDGHFKKANTTPKKKLVEFSDFENEYKLGDAITVDIFAETPFVDVAGVSKGKGFQGVVKRHGFGGVGGATHGQHNRLRAPGSIGAASYPARVFKGMRMAGRTGGDTVKVQNLQVLKVIPENNLLLVKGSLPGSKGSYVIIEK
- the rpsJ gene encoding 30S ribosomal protein S10; its protein translation is MSQKIRIKLKSYDHNLVDKSADKIVKTVKATGAVVSGPVPLPTHKRIFTVLRSTFVNKKSREQFQLSSFKRLIDIYSSSASTIDALMKLELPSGVEVEIKV
- the fusA gene encoding elongation factor G, which codes for MAKRDLKYTRNVGIMAHIDAGKTTTTERILYYTGVSHKIGEVHDGAATMDWMEQEQERGITITSAATTCYWNYNNEKFQINIIDTPGHVDFTVEVERSLRVLDGAVACFCAVGGVEAQSETVWRQANKYKVPRMGFVNKMDRSGADFFKAVREVKEKLGANPVPIQIPIGTEEKFCGVVDLITMQACIWFEDENGTNYRMEEIPADLVEEANEWRANLVEAVAEQDEELMERFFEDPDSITEDEMYAVIRKATISMEIVPMLCGSAFKNKGVQRLLDAMIAYLPHPLDIDAIEGTIPGTDEVESRQPSVDEPLAALAFKIATDPFVGRLAFTRVYSGSIDAGSYVYNVRTGNKERISRLYQMHSNKQNAIDRVEAGDICACVGFKDIRTGDTLCQKETPIELESMDFPDPVIGIAVEPLTQKDVDKMGMALAKLAEEDPTFQVKTDDDSGQTVISGMGELHLDIIIDRLKREFKVECNQGAPQVAYKEAITREVEHRQVFKKQSGGRGKFADIQFRLSPVDADFEGEGLQFVDQIKGGNIPKEFVPSVQKGFQDAMANGVLAGYTVDTLKVVLFDGSFHPVDSDQLSFELAAKQGFKEACAKAGPILLEPIMKVEVVTPEEYMGDIIGDLNKRRGQIEGMESKHGARVVNAKVPLAEQFGYVTVLRTLSSGRANSSMEFSHFEDVPKGIAKEVVEAAKGKVELL
- the rpsG gene encoding 30S ribosomal protein S7, whose amino-acid sequence is MRKSRPKKRILLPDPKFNDVLVTRFVNDLMVDGKKNLSFKIFYAALEIVKEKTEKTGKSPIEVWKKSLENITPAVEVKSRRVGGATFQVPMEIRPERKVAISIKNMILFARKRSGKSMADKLAAEIIAGFNEEGGAYKKKEDTHRMAEANRAFAHFRF
- the rpsL gene encoding 30S ribosomal protein S12, with translation MPTIQQLVRKGRTKLVEKSKAPALDSCPQRRGVCVRVYTTTPKKPNSAMRKVARVRLTNGKEVNAYIPGEGHNLQEHSIVLIRGGRVKDLPGVRYHLVRGALDASGVEGRMQRRSKYGTKRPKAKK